A genomic segment from Syntrophorhabdus sp. encodes:
- a CDS encoding O-antigen ligase family protein codes for MNIERRSLRLTVPVLFVFASLILFEMREFDQAIQRPIDAANFHKVVALIAIFLYLLLYMSMRGLPRGWGGFHVGYMLYIVLGLASSIVYSQLRAFSFWKIFEVSCVFLLSLYVLSACRRDPSLRERFYDLCLSFLKFILIVTLVGAIVNPTEAFRVPISEESMRIYGSPILPYQLFGVLIQVNSNSLGAMAAILFFTYTCRLAAGNSNVVVWSWLLISVVFLVFSQSRTAFLGLFSAYMLAITANTVQRRSTKIVLMVLLISFVALIASVIGEYFTRGMYLERLALLTGRMIWWETAIAEYLDASLLAKTIGLGFMSANRSVLAERLDAGGAATLHSDYVDALLSTGIAGAGIVLVVMGVLLVKVYRCARKTSSIISVEMLGVVVILCVRSLTGTTIASHNIFLVMLFSVAVYLQLPPFHSSIEQLSVRSTGSVAPVSSGKIW; via the coding sequence ATGAATATTGAACGAAGGTCATTAAGATTAACGGTCCCCGTCCTGTTCGTTTTTGCAAGTCTCATCCTGTTTGAGATGAGAGAATTTGATCAAGCGATTCAACGTCCTATCGACGCCGCAAACTTTCACAAGGTCGTGGCTTTGATTGCGATATTCCTGTACCTGCTGCTCTATATGTCAATGCGCGGGCTTCCCAGGGGATGGGGAGGTTTTCATGTTGGCTATATGCTGTATATCGTGTTGGGTCTTGCATCATCCATCGTGTATTCGCAGTTGCGGGCCTTCTCGTTTTGGAAGATCTTCGAAGTGTCATGCGTGTTCCTTCTGTCATTGTATGTTTTGTCTGCTTGTCGGAGGGACCCATCTCTGCGTGAACGTTTCTATGATTTATGCCTGAGTTTCCTGAAATTTATACTGATTGTGACATTGGTGGGGGCGATTGTGAATCCCACAGAGGCATTTCGGGTGCCCATTTCTGAAGAGAGCATGAGGATATATGGATCACCCATTTTACCGTATCAACTATTCGGTGTTCTCATCCAGGTTAATTCTAACAGCCTGGGGGCCATGGCCGCGATCCTGTTCTTCACATACACCTGCAGGTTGGCTGCCGGTAATAGTAACGTCGTTGTCTGGTCGTGGCTGTTGATATCCGTTGTCTTTCTCGTATTCAGTCAGAGCCGGACCGCCTTTCTGGGGCTGTTTAGTGCTTACATGTTGGCCATAACGGCTAATACAGTCCAGCGGAGGAGCACTAAGATAGTGTTGATGGTTCTTCTGATCTCATTTGTTGCCCTGATAGCCAGTGTGATAGGCGAATACTTTACTCGTGGCATGTATCTGGAGAGGTTGGCCCTTCTGACCGGTAGGATGATTTGGTGGGAGACAGCTATCGCGGAGTATCTGGATGCAAGTCTGTTGGCCAAGACCATAGGCTTGGGGTTTATGAGTGCCAATCGTTCGGTGCTTGCCGAGAGGCTTGATGCGGGGGGAGCCGCAACTCTGCATTCCGATTACGTAGATGCTCTGCTGTCAACTGGGATTGCGGGGGCGGGAATTGTTCTTGTGGTTATGGGGGTGCTGTTGGTCAAGGTGTACAGGTGTGCAAGGAAGACCAGCAGCATTATCTCGGTCGAGATGCTGGGAGTTGTTGTCATCCTGTGCGTGAGGAGTCTCACGGGCACTACCATTGCAAGCCACAACATCTTCCTCGTGATGCTTTTCTCAGTCGCCGTATATCTGCAGTTACCGCCGTTCCATTCCTCAATTGAACAATTGTCTGTGCGCAGTACCGGATCTGTCGCTCCAGTATCCAGTGGGAAGATT
- a CDS encoding phosphonoacetaldehyde reductase codes for MVERVRAYQWFHHNPVQVYAGSGAFEQLHRLVPEGRSLFITSRGFTDRGVTARVLARLGAARTIVHDGVRPNPGLDGLDEMTAVYKDAKVASILALGGGSVLDTAKILSVTLANRNRRSLAEIFRDGKTERWPAKIPVIAVPTTAGTGAEVTSFATVWDRPERRKFSLDNDQLFPRYALLDPRLTLTLPYRETLFGALDTASHALESLWNRKRTPVSQALAVQSLRHVNDSLRDVLEEPDNLGKRAQMQYASMLAGLAINQTRTAIAHSISYPLTSHFGVPHGLACGFTLSSILKYVSARGILPESGPFLSALEELLDGLGLEDEMSGYTSYEEASGLIGKMYTPERAGNFIASVDRNDIACILKASFRCRSSCRETA; via the coding sequence ATGGTTGAGCGGGTCAGGGCCTATCAGTGGTTCCATCATAATCCCGTGCAGGTATACGCGGGCTCGGGCGCCTTCGAGCAACTGCACCGACTTGTCCCGGAAGGGAGGAGTCTCTTCATAACCTCGAGGGGCTTTACCGACCGTGGCGTGACGGCAAGGGTCCTGGCACGGCTGGGTGCCGCGAGAACGATAGTGCACGACGGGGTGAGACCGAATCCCGGTCTCGATGGTCTCGACGAAATGACGGCCGTATACAAGGACGCGAAGGTTGCCAGTATCCTGGCCCTTGGAGGAGGAAGCGTTCTTGATACCGCGAAGATCCTCTCCGTGACACTTGCGAACAGGAACAGACGGTCGCTGGCAGAGATATTCCGCGACGGAAAGACCGAACGATGGCCCGCGAAGATCCCCGTGATAGCCGTTCCGACAACGGCGGGAACGGGCGCGGAGGTCACGTCCTTCGCGACGGTCTGGGACCGGCCGGAGAGACGAAAGTTCTCGCTTGACAACGACCAGCTTTTCCCGCGGTACGCGCTTCTCGATCCTCGCCTGACGCTGACGCTCCCATACAGGGAAACCTTGTTCGGGGCCCTCGACACCGCATCGCATGCCCTGGAGTCACTGTGGAACAGGAAGAGAACGCCCGTCAGCCAGGCCCTGGCCGTGCAGTCGCTGAGGCACGTCAATGATAGCCTGAGGGACGTTCTCGAGGAGCCCGACAATCTCGGAAAGCGTGCACAGATGCAGTATGCGAGCATGCTTGCCGGCCTGGCGATCAACCAGACGAGGACCGCGATCGCCCATTCCATCTCCTATCCGTTGACAAGCCATTTCGGTGTTCCTCACGGTCTGGCATGCGGTTTCACGCTTTCCTCCATCCTGAAGTACGTCAGCGCCCGGGGGATCCTGCCCGAATCAGGCCCGTTCCTTTCGGCCCTGGAAGAGCTGCTCGACGGCCTCGGCCTGGAGGATGAAATGTCCGGGTACACGAGTTACGAGGAAGCGTCGGGGCTCATCGGCAAGATGTACACGCCGGAGAGGGCCGGCAACTTCATTGCCAGCGTGGACAGGAACGATATCGCGTGCATCCTGAAGGCGTCTTTCCGATGCCGGTCGTCCTGCCGGGAGACGGCCTGA